One genomic region from Marmota flaviventris isolate mMarFla1 chromosome 6, mMarFla1.hap1, whole genome shotgun sequence encodes:
- the Gabrr2 gene encoding gamma-aminobutyric acid receptor subunit rho-2: MRPAFGGPAIPVGVDVQVESLDSISEVDMDFTMTLYLRHYWKDERLAFPSTSNKSMTFDGRLVKKIWVPDVFFVHSKRSFIHDTTTDNIMLRVFPDGHVLYSMRITVTAMCNMDFSHFPLDSQTCSLELESYAYTDEDLMLYWKNGDESLKTDEKISLSQFLIQKFHTTSRLAFYSSTGWYNRLYINFTLHRHIFFFLLQTYFPATLMVMLSWVSFWIDHKAVPARVSLGITTVLTMSTIITGVNASMPRVSYIKAVDIYLWVSFVFVFLSVLEYAAVNYLTTSQEWKERKLREKVPCMCGMPHSKTMMLDGSCSESEANSLAGYPRNHILTEEEKQDKIVVHLALGSESSSSRKRGLLKGQVGLRLFQNTHAIDKYSRLIFPASYIFFNLIYWSVFS; this comes from the exons GCCCTGCCATCCCAGTGGGTGTGGACGTGCAGGTGGAGAGTCTAGACAGCATCTCTGAAGTGGACATG GACTTCACCATGACCCTGTACCTGCGGCATTACTGGAAGGATGAGAGGCTGGCCTTCCCCAGCACCAGCAACAAGAGCATGACCTTTGATGGACGGCTGGTGAAGAAAATCTGGGTCCCAGATGTGTTCTTTGTTCACTCCAAAAGGTCATTCATTCACGACACCACCACTGACAACATCATGCTGAGGGTGTTCCCAGATGGTCATGTGCTGTACAGCATGAG GATTACTGTCACTGCCATGTGCAACATGGACTTCAGCCACTTTCCCCTGGACTCCCAGACCTGCTCTTTGGAGCTGGAGAGCT ATGCATATACAGATGAAGATCTGATGCTGTATTGGAAGAATGGGGATGAATCCCTGAAAACAGATGAGAAGATCTCCTTGTCTCAGTTTCTGATTCAGAAATTTCACACAACTTCCAGACTGGCCTTCTACAGCAGCACCG GCTGGTACAACCGACTGTACATTAACTTCACGTTGCATCGACACATCTTCTTCTTCCTGCTCCAAACCTATTTCCCTGCCACCCTGATGGTCATGCTGTCCTGGGTGTCCTTCTGGATTGACCACAAAGCTGTGCCCGCCAGAGTTTCACTGG GCATCACGACGGTGCTGACCATGTCCACCATCATCACGGGCGTGAACGCCTCCATGCCCCGCGTGTCCTACATCAAGGCCGTGGACATCTACCTCTGGGTCAGCTTTGTGTTCGTGTTCCTCTCGGTGCTGGAGTATGCAGCGGTCAACTACCTGACCACGTCTCAGGAGTGGAAGGAACGGAAGCTGCGGGAGAAG GTCCCATGCATGTGTGGAATGCCTCATTCAAAAACCATGATGCTGGATGGAAGCTGCAGTGAGTCTGAGGCCAACAGCCTGGCTGGGTACCCAAGAAACCATATTCtgacagaagaagaaaagcaagataAAATAGTGGTCCACCTGGCCCTGGGCAGTGAGTCTAGCTCCTCCAGGAAAAGGGGGCTTCTCAAGGGCCAGGTGGGGCTCCGCCTCTTCCAGAACACCCATGCCATTGACAAATACTCCAGGTTGATATTCCCTGCCTCctacatatttttcaatttaatttattgGTCAGTGTTTTCCTAG